The proteins below are encoded in one region of Tachypleus tridentatus isolate NWPU-2018 chromosome 4, ASM421037v1, whole genome shotgun sequence:
- the LOC143248629 gene encoding serine/threonine-protein kinase ATR-like isoform X1, with translation MQDCASYALQETLQIYTCQSGELSQIVRPSNSLWNRFSEEIQEILVPLQHSRYIMSSNKRTSFPCPIYGSKLGSTFKDWACNWASCLLQKIKRENTARVFQSCFMIVKNDVKTAVFLLPHIMVNVLQDASNEEKEDIYREIMAVLSHVDQAEQSKLKFHEKTDLCHLSAQTVFSILDCLTVWCCQYFVMLRSRNQNNSKPANKGKETVHPP, from the exons gaCTGTGCATCTTATGCACTGCAGGAAACcttacagatatatacttgtCAAAGTGGAGAGTTGTCACAAATTGTGAGACCAAGTAATAGTCTTTGGAACAGGTTTTCAGAAGAGATTCAAGAAATTTTGGTACCTTTGCAGCACTCcag GTACATTATGTCTAGTAACAAGAGGACTTCCTTTCCATGCCCAATATATGGGAGCAAACTAGGAAGCACTTTTAAAGATTGGGCCTGTAATTGGGCATCTTGTCTTCTCCAGAAG ATAAAGCGAGAGAATACAGCTAGAGTTTTTCAGTCATGCTTCATGATTGTCAAAAACGATGTGAAGACAGCAGTTTTTCTTCTTCCTCACATCATGGTTAATGTTTTACAAGATGCAAGCaatgaagaaaaggaagat ATCTACAGAGAGATTATGGCTGTTCTAAGCCATGTTGACCAAGCTGAACAGAGCAAATTGAAGTTTCATGAGAAGACTGACCTTTGCCACTTGAGTGCCCAGACTGTGTTTTCAATTTTGGATTGTTTAACGGTTTGGTGTTGTCAGTATTTTGTGATGTTGAGATCTAGAAACCAGAATAACTCCAAGCCTGCAAATAAAGGGAAAG AAACTGTACATCCTCCTTGA
- the LOC143248629 gene encoding serine/threonine-protein kinase ATR-like isoform X2 → MQDCASYALQETLQIYTCQSGELSQIVRPSNSLWNRFSEEIQEILVPLQHSRYIMSSNKRTSFPCPIYGSKLGSTFKDWACNWASCLLQKIYREIMAVLSHVDQAEQSKLKFHEKTDLCHLSAQTVFSILDCLTVWCCQYFVMLRSRNQNNSKPANKGKETVHPP, encoded by the exons gaCTGTGCATCTTATGCACTGCAGGAAACcttacagatatatacttgtCAAAGTGGAGAGTTGTCACAAATTGTGAGACCAAGTAATAGTCTTTGGAACAGGTTTTCAGAAGAGATTCAAGAAATTTTGGTACCTTTGCAGCACTCcag GTACATTATGTCTAGTAACAAGAGGACTTCCTTTCCATGCCCAATATATGGGAGCAAACTAGGAAGCACTTTTAAAGATTGGGCCTGTAATTGGGCATCTTGTCTTCTCCAGAAG ATCTACAGAGAGATTATGGCTGTTCTAAGCCATGTTGACCAAGCTGAACAGAGCAAATTGAAGTTTCATGAGAAGACTGACCTTTGCCACTTGAGTGCCCAGACTGTGTTTTCAATTTTGGATTGTTTAACGGTTTGGTGTTGTCAGTATTTTGTGATGTTGAGATCTAGAAACCAGAATAACTCCAAGCCTGCAAATAAAGGGAAAG AAACTGTACATCCTCCTTGA